The Ignavibacteriota bacterium region AAATAAAGTTTTTGTTTAATCTGAATGTTATGAAAATTTCTATCCTTCAATTTATTGAATTTTTTTATTCCAATTTCAAAGGCCGCGTTTTGATTATCTAACTCATTATCAAATTTTTTCGTAATTTCATTAATAATTTCTCTGCTAATTCCCTTTTTAAATAAATCAGATATAATTTTGAGTTTGCCCTTTTTTTTCGTCAACTGATACTGGAAGTAATTTTCTGCAAATACTAAATCGTTTAAATAGTTATACTTAGAGAGATCATTTAACACAAAATCTATTCTCTCTTTATTGTACCCTTTTTTATTAAGTTTTAACTTTAATTCATAAATACTGTGATTTCGCAAAGCTAAATATCTAAATGCGCTTTGTTTGATTAAGTAAATATCAGACTGATATTTTAATTCATCAATTTCTTTCTCGGTTATTTCCTCATCTTTGCAAAGAACATTTTTAATATAAATATCAAAAGGAACTTGCAAACATTCATTATTATCAAAAAAAATGTTTACTTTATTTCTCGTTCTAACTATTTCACTAACAATCATTATTTTTTAGATTTTTCCTCAACGACTTCCTTTTGTTCTTGAGGAATCATACCTAATTTAATTTTAACTTCTTTTTCCAAGCTTGCCAATAATGAGGAATTTTCTTTAAGCTGTAATCTAAATTGCTCTCTTCCCTGGAATCTTTCTTCGCCAAATGTAAACCATGCTCCACCTTTTTTAATAATTCCATGATCAACACCCAAATCAATTAATTCTCCGGTTTTGCTTATACCTTCATCGTACATTATATCAAACTCAACTTGCTTAAATGGAGGGGCAATTTTACTTTTAACTACCTTCACTTTTGTTCTGCTTCCGGTTACTTCTTCACCGTTTTTTAGTCCGGCAATTCTACGTATATCCAATCTAACTGAAGCATAAAATTTTAGAGCATTACCGCCCGTAGTAGTTTCAGGACTTCCGAACATAACTCCAATTTTGCTTCTTAGCTGGTTAGTAAAAATAACGCAAGTTTTAGATCTGCTTACCGCACCGGTAATTTTACGAAGCGCCTGGGACATTAATCTTGCTTGAACTCCCATTTGAGCATCACCCATTTCTCCTTCAATTTCCGAACGAGGAACCAGCGCAGCTACGGAATCAATTACAATGATATCCAAAGCGTTGCTCCTAACAAGAGTATCAACTATTTCCAATGCTTGCTCCCCATAATCAGGTTGCGATAGGAGCAGATTCTTTATATCAACACCCAATTTTTGTGCATAAGTAATGTCCAATGCGTGCTCCGCATCTATAAAAGCTGCAATTCCGCCATTTTTTTGCGCTTCCGCAATTGTATGCAAACAAACGGTAGTTTTACCAGATGATTCGGGTCCATAAATTTCTACAATTCTTCCCCTTGGAACACCGCCAATTCCCAACGCATAATCTAAACTTACCGAGCCGGTTGAAATTGCTTCTATTTTATTTACAACACCATCACCTAATTTCATAATGGCGCCTTTGCCGTATGTTTTTTCAATACTGAACATTGTATCTTCCAGTATTTTTAATCTTGGATCTTTCTCTTTTTCTGCTGCCATTTGTCCTCCGTTAATTCAATTTAAAACTTTTTAGAATTGTATATTCTGAACCAGACGGTTTTAATTCACTTTTTATCAATGAGACTGTATTGATCTTAAAAGAATGATCAATTTTTTTATTTACAAACTTGTCTAAAATATTAAAATCTTCCATTCCTTTTATTCTTAAAATTGTAATGTGCGGTTTGAAATTCCTTATCTCTCTGTCAAAGCCCAACAAACCAAATTCGTTTTCTATTTTAATTTGAATATTAGTTAACAATTCGCTACTTCTGATTCCTGCAAAAAGAATTTTCGGTTCATTATATTTTTTAAAAATATTAAATTCACCAAATTCACAATTGATTGATTCTGCGTTGAAATTTTCAAATCTGTCAATTATCAACTCGGTTAAATAATCCCCTACATCGCCTAAAAATTTTGAAGTAATATGAAGTTTGTCACTACTTTCCCAATTAACATTATTGGGTATTCCGTAAATTTCATCTCTTAAGTTTACAATAAAATCTATTGCAGATAAAGGCAAATCATACGCAAAAAAGAGCCTATTGGTCATAAGATATTCCAAGCAAATTTCTTCTAAGCATCTCCAGCGCAGCTTGTGACGTTCTATCTTTATTTAATAACCTGTTATCCCCAAATCTAAATTCCTTTGCGGTACAAACCTTATCATCACATATTCCAATATAAACAAGTCCGACCGGCTTATTTTCAGTCGCACCTGTGGGTCCCATAATTCCCGTAACAGCAAGTCCAATATCAGTTCCGCTGACAGCTTTAATGCCTTCAGCCATTAATCTGGCAACTTCCAAACTTACAGAGCCGTATTTATTTATCAAATCTTCATCAATGCCTAGAAGTTCAACTTTTGCACCGTTACTATAGGTTATTATTGATCTTTCAAAATATTTACTGCTTCCACTTACATTTGTAATTCTGCTGCTTATTAAACCGCCTGTACATGATTCTGCAACAGCAAGCGTCAATCCTCTTTCTTTTAATAGTTTGCCTACTACTTCTTCAAGTGTTTGATTATCTTTTCCGTAAATATATCTGCCAACTTTTGATCTAATTTGCTGTTCAACTTCAAATATTCTTTCATTAACTATTGATTCAACCTTATCAATTGCGGTAATTCTAATTTTAACGCCGAACTGACTCGGTAAAAATGCAAGATTTCCTTTTTCTACAATTCCATCTATTGTTTTGATTTCTTCATAAAGAAATGATTCCGGTATTCCGGTTGTTAAAAGTGTAGTATGTTTTTTGATAAACTTGCTCGGCATATTTTCAATAATTTTAGGAAGAATAAAATCTTCCATCATTGCTTTCATTTCTAACGGAACACCTGGCATTGCCGCGAATATTTTTTTATCTTTCTGAATCCATACTCCGGGAGCCGTGCCGTGGAAATTTTTAATTGGAATGGCAATTTTAGGAACTAATGCCTGCTGTTTATTTATTTCCGTTAACTTTCTATTTCTTTTTTCAAAAACAATTTAATATCATTAAGAATTTCTTCATTTTCAACTAATTCTGTTTTAAAAACTTCGGTAATTGCATGAAGTGTCACGTCATCGTTTGTAGGGCCTAAACCACCGGTACATAAAACAATGTCATTATGTTTTAATGATTTATCAATTTCATCTGCAATTTGTTTAACATTATCTCCGACAACAGAAGTACTTGAAATTGAATAATTATTATTATTCAATAACTCGCCAATAAACGCAGCATTTGTATTTAATGTTTGGCCTATTAAAATTTCATCGCCTATAGTTAAAATATGGATTTTCATAAAATGCTCATTTATTCAAAAAATATATTCATAAATATATGCATAATTATCAAGGAATACATTCCAGAAATTACATCGTCCATAATTA contains the following coding sequences:
- a CDS encoding regulatory protein RecX, coding for MIVSEIVRTRNKVNIFFDNNECLQVPFDIYIKNVLCKDEEITEKEIDELKYQSDIYLIKQSAFRYLALRNHSIYELKLKLNKKGYNKERIDFVLNDLSKYNYLNDLVFAENYFQYQLTKKKGKLKIISDLFKKGISREIINEITKKFDNELDNQNAAFEIGIKKFNKLKDRNFHNIQIKQKLYLFLANKGFTKDTIFSVVSKIMKDDDE
- the recA gene encoding recombinase RecA, producing MAAEKEKDPRLKILEDTMFSIEKTYGKGAIMKLGDGVVNKIEAISTGSVSLDYALGIGGVPRGRIVEIYGPESSGKTTVCLHTIAEAQKNGGIAAFIDAEHALDITYAQKLGVDIKNLLLSQPDYGEQALEIVDTLVRSNALDIIVIDSVAALVPRSEIEGEMGDAQMGVQARLMSQALRKITGAVSRSKTCVIFTNQLRSKIGVMFGSPETTTGGNALKFYASVRLDIRRIAGLKNGEEVTGSRTKVKVVKSKIAPPFKQVEFDIMYDEGISKTGELIDLGVDHGIIKKGGAWFTFGEERFQGREQFRLQLKENSSLLASLEKEVKIKLGMIPQEQKEVVEEKSKK
- the thpR gene encoding RNA 2',3'-cyclic phosphodiesterase, yielding MTNRLFFAYDLPLSAIDFIVNLRDEIYGIPNNVNWESSDKLHITSKFLGDVGDYLTELIIDRFENFNAESINCEFGEFNIFKKYNEPKILFAGIRSSELLTNIQIKIENEFGLLGFDREIRNFKPHITILRIKGMEDFNILDKFVNKKIDHSFKINTVSLIKSELKPSGSEYTILKSFKLN